One Monomorium pharaonis isolate MP-MQ-018 chromosome 4, ASM1337386v2, whole genome shotgun sequence DNA segment encodes these proteins:
- the LOC105840776 gene encoding protein singles bar, translating to MNNRGPIIRMSSSGTHHAGGIGCCCFRCCTCIHVEFFKSLPGIIKICETVISGLIQSLLINYGLRYSSTIGSAFEGSLTTASACFLTSALLLTCYTISEKSYKLIKSSLFEVMFNSLACFLYLSSSSYLAFATKLFLMTEYYLRPGFDVYPAMTAAYILSGVVGVLHGADAYLSFVHYKTGR from the exons ATGAACAATAGGGGACCTATCATCAGGATGTCATCTTCTGGTACGCATCATGCGGGTGGTATTGGTTGCTGCTGTTTTAGATGTTGTACGTGTATACACGTGGAATTCTTTAAATCATTGCCAggaatcataaaaatttgtgaaacg GTAATCAGTGGATTGATTCAAAGTTTGCTCATTAATTATGGCTTGAGATATAGTTCAACAATTGGCTCGGCTTTTGAGGGATCATTGACCACGGCATCCGCCTGTTTTCTTACTTCTGCTTTGTTACTTACTTGCTATACAATTTCCGAGAAATCTTACAAGTTAATTAAATCATCacttttt gAGGTGATGTTCAATTCTTTAGCCTGCTTCCTGTATTTAAGCTCATCATCTTACTTGGCTTTTGCtaccaaattatttttaatgaccGAGTATTATTTAAGACCTGGCTTCGATGTTTATCCTGCCATGACAGCCGCTTAT ATTTTAAGTGGTGTTGTGGGAGTATTACATGGCGCGGATGCTTATTTATCCTTTGTACATTACAAAACCGGAAGATGA
- the LOC105840786 gene encoding uncharacterized protein LOC105840786 codes for MSNFIINLDYLRSWNAIFKILQLALGTICVGIIGHEFNNTLMYSSSSASFFLISTTTFYIGTFILFISYLLSPSAASIIPKTIYELVYHAIASLFLFSGSVAMMVYIHKFEVKGSYYKAELAASICCLLNTCLYICSAVMGFSTYGDD; via the exons ATGTCGAATTTTATCATCAACCTTGACTATTTAAGAAGTTGGAATGCGATCTTTAAAATCCTACAATtg GCATTGGGTACGATTTGCGTAGGAATCATTGGTCATGAGTTTAATAATACACTCATGTACTCCTCCTCGTCAGCAAGCTTTTTTCTCATTTCAACAACTACTTTTTATATTGgaacttttattctttttatcagtTATTTGTTGTCTCCTTCTGCTGCATCTATTATACCTAAAACAATTTat GAACTCGTGTATCATGCTATTGCATCCTTATTCTTATTTTCGGGTTCAGTAGCAATGAtggtatacatacataaatttgaAGTTAAAGGTTCTTATTATAAGGCGGAATTAGCAGCTTCT atttgcTGTTTGTTAAATACCTGTTTATACATCTGCAGTGCGGTCATGGGTTTTAGCACTTACGGagacgattaa
- the LOC105840780 gene encoding uncharacterized protein LOC105840780, with protein MSHTVTIRTQTVTSSSSTIVLNTGYLKTWSGILKLLQVALGIVCVGIVGHEFSNVYRSTADLFFLLITTTFMIGSFILLLSCLTSFSTASIMAKTIHEIIYHSIAFGLLLAASLTLMVHINNYRRYNYELLLGASICGLVNAGLYLFSTIIALRTYRGI; from the exons ATGTCTCATACAGTGACGATTAGAACTCAAACGGTAACGAGCAGCTCGTCGACGATTGTTCTTAACACTGGCTACTTAAAAACTTGGAGTGGTATTTTAAAACTGCTGCAAGTG GCACTGGGAATAGTTTGCGTAGGAATCGTTGGTCACGAATTTAGTAATGTATATCGGAGTACCGCAgatcttttctttcttctcatAACGACCACTTTTATGATTGGCAGTTTTATTCTTCTTCTCAGTTGTTTAACATCTTTTTCTACTGCATCTATTATGGCTAAAACTATACAT gaaattatttatcattccATTGCATTTGGATTGCTACTTGCAGCCTCATTGACACTTATGGtgcacattaataattataggaGATATAACTATGAGTTGTTATTAGGCGCTTCT atttgtgGTCTGGTAAATGCGGGTTTATATCTCTTCAGTACGATCATTGCCCTTCGTACTTACAGAGGGATCTAA
- the LOC105840782 gene encoding uncharacterized protein LOC105840782 → MMSETVVTMDGSSNNASNNPRQVPTVKTDPGQPSPLAGVRLNVPYFKTIPGILKLVQLALGIICMACASPAYIGATHWFLFVVVMSFISTLIWSAIYLLSLREALKVPINWILTELLNTSIKTVLYMIAFIAQLSAWSAYRHSSANITAGVFGIFNTIAYAAGAYFLYVEWKSTNTQ, encoded by the exons ATGATGTCGGAGACCGTGGTGACGATGGACGGTTCCAGCAACAACGCCAGCAACAATCCGCGACAGGTGCCCACGGTGAAGACGGACCCGGGTCAGCCGAGCCCGCTGGCCGGAGTCCGGCTGAACGTGCCTTACTTCAAGACCATACCCGGCATCCTCAAGCTGGTGCAGCTG GCTCTGGGCATAATATGTATGGCGTGTGCGTCTCCAGCGTACATAGGTGCAACGCACTGGTTTCTGTTCGTCGTGGTAATGTCCTTCATATCTACACTTATATGGAGCGCTATATACCTCCTGTCTCTGCGGGAGGCACTTAAAGTGCCCATCAACTGGATCCTAACT gaaCTTTTAAATACATCTATAAAAACTGTGCTTTACATGATCGCATTCATCGCACAGTTGTCGGCTTGGAGCGCATACAGACACTCATCAGCGAATATCACTGCTGGG GTATTTGGAATCTTCAATACAATCGCATATGCTGCCGGAGCTTATTTCCTATACGTCGAATGGAAGAGCACTAACACGCAATGA
- the LOC105840781 gene encoding LOW QUALITY PROTEIN: WD repeat-containing protein 63-like (The sequence of the model RefSeq protein was modified relative to this genomic sequence to represent the inferred CDS: inserted 2 bases in 1 codon; deleted 1 base in 1 codon), which produces MASFDRCLERSQLDSLSGWLXLALRATRIMSRKGVKYRSSWTLHDENIENVEHVCLDPEVQRELGCSVGEHVFLEYPWAYVSRETVLRFANVADSSLDPYRDRIEAYNGDTFLVGYSSTELIGREFVICLTEDARSTVERRNADISKKIRNEVIRKIRKTGRSWKSLGSEVALDEGLVRSTREFFEVDVCLPIDSLGLNRELSDRSSAGSWDSYVELIPERFENVERKCVSKMIQTHFEPREIEVQTYPGYPKNAWTQYIYEDTLGSQVIDNVESEEKETEEKESAEEKSEKESEEKKITESSREVSEKADAEQMPAEKSSLELFLEARAQEMIEAVCYNTVVNVHVDDIETLAEREFEIARPRDEITCAERFSLIDLRFTAGKVISDVSWHPDLIGWVAVSYVTVTPSLEIARSSASVVSNPEPAVLLWSIADSLRPRLSLWCSQKIYCVSFCPINGDFIIGGCASGQVVVWNIHGQIKDRDIDRADIDFWSQDTVSITSASVVSDQDHSHELPIHRIQWLPDNYRIEPSGKLTKLSTSSSCQFLTISEDGIVAVWDLLRYSVTSQLKNDHDFNDIFRPMYRLDVRPSENPSFTPIYFCLPAINAFQEGDRRRNELDSTDVDCTKKLWISTAQGHFARCAWEGQVFDVETSGLENCKLLNSTSAHDGPVVAILRSPHLSDVLLTIGGHIFAIWKDDYLDLPLFTRKSDCVYTACCWGNRPGTFLMGTSLGDLEVWDIKRRTNKPVFTQTISRKPITFLSLQEPCQHGSKLIGAGDCNSAFRLFEEPTELEDDTLERMDWFEEYIWREARRKKMFSSWQKDFLQNDATIIAKRQARADEEQRLKLEMARLKLQREHEERLKLEAEEEVRKMPKSKDTIWKLRQQKRMKKVLLEKKKFVPQELEEKRLPLVRLAEERNLKMIKAKNKIDLQDEHFDNFVSLKFPEFPYYDLIKKDKISEEKRETVKDEEIIDALLQEFYKVRDEARKIIAEKPHHQKFNWNICLKKEKERL; this is translated from the exons ATGGCGTCGTTTGATCGATGCTTAGAA CGTTCACAGTTGGATTCGCTGTCAGGCTGGTT CCTCGCGTTACGAGCCACGAGAATAATGTCGAGAAAAGGGGTTAAGTACCGATCGAGTTGGACGCTGCACGACGAAAATATCGAGAATGTAGAGCATGTGTGTCTCGATCCCGAGGTTCAACGAGAACTGGGTTGCTCGGTCGGCGAGCATGTGTTTCTGGAATATCCTTGGGCCTACGTGTCGCGAGAGACTGTTTTAAGGTTTGCCAACGTCGCGGACTCGTCGCTGGACCCGTACCGAGATAGAATTGAGGCTTACAACGGCGATACCTTCCTCGTGGGTTATTCGTCCACTGAGTTAATCGGTCGCGAATTCGTGATTTGTTTAACGGAAGACGCGAGGTCAACAGTAGAGAGGAGGAACGCTGATATTAGCAAAAAAATTCGGAACGAAGTCATCCGGAAGATCAGAAAGACCGGCAGATCCTGGAAGTCTCTTGGAAGTGAAGTGGCACTAGACGAGGGTTTGGTTAGAAGCACGAGAGAGTTCTTCGAGGTGGACGTGTGTCTTCCAATCGATTCTTTAGGTTTAAATCGAGAACTCTCTGATAGATCTTCGGCAGGATCTTGGGACAGTTATGTGGAGTTAATTCCAGAGAGATTCGAAAATGTCGAGAGAAAATGCGTTTCCAAGATGATCCAAACACACTTTGAGCCGCGGGAAATCGAAGTTCAAACCTATCCTGGTTATCCTAAGAACGCCTGGACTCAATACATTTACGAGGATACCTTGGGCTCGCAAGTCATCGATAACGTCGAATCggaggagaaagagacggAGGAAAAAGAGTCGGCCGAGGAGAAGTCCGAGAAAGAGTCTGAAGAGAAGAAGATTACCGAATCGTCCAGGGAGGTGTCTGAGAAGGCTGACGCGGAGCAGATGCCAGCGGAGAAGAGCTCTTTGGAGCTCTTTTTGGAAGCTCGAGCTCAGGAGATGATCGAGGCCGTGTGTTACAATACGGTTGTAAACGTGCACGTGGACGATATCGAGACGCTTGCTGAGCGAGAGTTCGAAATAGCTCGGCCGCGAGATGAGATCACCTGCGCGGAACGCTTCTCTCTCATTGACTTGCGCTTCACAGCAGGCAAGGTTATCTCCGACGTTTCTTGGCATCCAGATCTTATTGGATGGGTGGCTGTCTCTTATGTTACTGTAACACCGTCGCTCGAGATCGCCCGATCTTCGGCGAGCGTCGTATCAAACCCGGAGCCGGCAGTGCTGCTGTGGTCAATCGCCGATTCTCTTCGACCACGGTTATCATTATGGTGCAGTCAGAAAATCTACTGTGTCTCCTTCTGCCCGATAAACGGCGACTTTATAATTGGCGGTTGCGCATCTGGCCAAGTGGTCGTCTGGAATATTCATGGGCAGATAAAAGACCGAGATATTGATCGAGCGGATATTGACTTTTGGTCTCAGGACACGGTGTCTATTACTTCTGCGTCTGTGGTATCCGATCAAGATCATTCGCACGAGTTGCCGATTCATCGGATACAATGGCTTCCTGACAATTACAGGATAGAACCATCCGGGAAACTGACGAAACTATCCACCAGCTCGAGCTGCCAATTTCTGACGATTTCCGAAGACGGCATCGTTGCCGTTTGGGATCTTCTTAGGTACTCTGTTACCTCTCAGCTAAAGAACGATCATGATTTTAACGATATTTTTCGACCAATGTATCGCTTGGACGTTCGGCCTTCTGAGAATCCTTCTTTTACAcctatttatttttgtcttcCAGCCATTAATGCTTTTCAAGAAGGTGATAGGCGTCGTAACGAATTAGATTCCACGGATGTCGATTGCACAAAGAAATTGTGGATCAGCACGGCGCAGGGGCATTTTGCTCGTTGCGCTTGGGAGGGCCAGGTGTTCGACGTGGAAACGTCCGGTTTAGAAAACTGCAAACTTCTTAATTCCACGTCCGCGCATGACGGTCCCGTTGTAGCGATTCTCCGATCGCCGCATCTTTCGGACGTTCTTCTGACAATAGGTGGCCACATCTTCGCCATTTGGAAGGACGACTATCTAGACCTTCCTCTGTTCACACGAAAATCCGATTGCGTGTATACCGCATGTTGCTGGGGCAATCGACCGGGAACTTTCCTAATGGGTACTAGTCTGGGCGATCTAGAGGTTTGGGATATCAAAAGGAGGACAAACAAGCCGGTATTCACGCAAACTATTTCCAGAAAAccaataacttttttatcgcTTCAGGAGCCGTGTCAACACGGTTCCAAGCTGATCGGCGCCGGTGATTGCAACAGTGCTTTTCGTCTTTTTGAGGAACCAACGGAATTAGAGGATGATACACTTGAAAGAATGGACTGGTTTGAAGAATACATATGGCGAGAAGCGAGAAGAAAGAAGATGTTTTCTTCGTGGCAGAaagattttcttcaaaatgatGCGACAATTATTGCTAAAAGGCAAGCGAGAGCGGATGAAGAACAGAGATTAAAACTTGAAATGGCAAGGCTGAAACTTCAGAGAGAACACGAAGAACGATTGAAGTTGGAGGCTGAAGAAGAAGTACGTAAAATGCCGAAATCCAAAGACACAATATGGAAACTACGTCAGCagaaaagaatgaagaaagtccttttggaaaaaaagaaatttgtgcCACAGGAATTAGAGGAGAAGAGGCTGCCGTTAGTCCGTTTAGCTGAAGAGAGGAATTTAAAGATGATTAaagcaaaaaacaaaattgatcTTCAAGATGAGCATTTCGATAATTTTGTGTCTCTCAAATTTCCAGAATTTCCATATTAtgatcttataaaaaaagacaaaatttcgGAAGAAAAACGTGAGACGGTAAAGGATGAAGAAATAATAGATGCATTATTGCAAGAGTTTTATAAAGTCAGAGATGAAGCGCGAAAGATAATAGCAGAGAAACCACATcaccaaaaatttaattggaacatttgtttgaaaaaagaaaaagaaagattataa